CGCAGCCTTTTTCGAGCACGCACCCGACCTGAACGAACGCCGATTTTTAGTCACTGGCGTCATCTGCGGGATTCGTGTGGAAAATCTAACGGATCCGCACATTCGTAACATCCGGATTCTCGACAAACTCGTCGATGAGTTGGCGAAAGGAAAAGCGTTAGCTAAAATCTTACGATAAGGAGGAATGCTGATGTCTACTTTACTCAGTACACTGGCGATCCTCGTCATGGTGACCAGTGCGACCTATTTCATCGTCTATCAAGTCAAACGAAATAAAGGAACCCATCGTTCACCCGTCTATCGACTTGCTTTTAGTGGTCTGTTGGTCGGCTTGATGGTCAGTTATTTTTTGTTGACGTGAGTCGTGATTTTTAGTTTTTGATTTAAACAATAAAATCATTAATACAGTATTTGAAATAATGAAGGAGGTATACGATTGAAGATTCGAAAATGGATCCTTCCGCTTTTGCTACTCATCTGTCTTGCTTCACCGAATGCCGCAACAACATATGTGAAATGGACGGTCGCTCCGACGGGTCACTATCTCGAACGTCTTCAAGCGGCTGACATTCCTTATAAAGTCCGCCAACACACGCTTTACATTCAAGAAAAGGATCTGCGCCGCGTCACGTCGTGTTGTACATGACAACGATAGAAAACCCCCTCATTTCAGCGAAATGAGGGGGTTTTCTGATCAATCACGAATTAGCGAATCGTTTTTAACGCCGTTGCCCACGGAATGACTTGATCGAGCATTTGGTTGACCGATGTTTCTTGAACGGCTGCCGCTTTTAAGACCGATCCGTTCTCGAAATCAGTGAACAAGGATAATGCCGGATGCACACGGACATCGGCAATCAATAACTCACCGAGGATGCCGCGCAAGTGTTCTGCTGCCCGCGCTCCACCGACAGAACCGTAAGAGACGATCCCTGCCGCTTTATTGTTCCATTCGACTCGTAAATAATCGAGCGCATTCTTGAGTGAGGCTGCGATGGAGTGGTTGTATTCCTGGACGATGAAGACGAATCCGTCTTGTGCCGCGACATCCTTCGACCAATCAGCAGCACCTGACGCATCCCCGTCCTTTTCACCTAGGAGCGGTAATTTGTAGTCGGCGATATCAAGAATCGTATAGTTCGCATCCCCCCGTTGATCCGCGAGTTGTTTGACCCAGTTCCCGACTTGTGGGCTGAGGCGTCCTTCACGTGTGGATCCTAAGACGATACCAATGTTTAATTTCTCCATTTTCATTTCCTCCTCTTGTTTAGATGCGGTTAGTTACATTATCGTAATGTTCTCTTAAAGGTATTCTTTTTCGATCTTGCGCGTACTCCGGACCGTATCGATCGGACGGACCATTTGTTCGATTTGTGCTCGTTGTGGCTCGAGGAATGGTGGTAATGACAATTTCTCCCCGACCGTTTCGTATGGCTCATCACCCATGAAACCAGGACCATCCGTTGCCCACTCGAACAAGACACCA
This region of Exiguobacterium acetylicum DSM 20416 genomic DNA includes:
- a CDS encoding DUF2200 family protein; translation: MSYEKVFQMPMLQLYKVYRQKVERKQRTQEELDDVLFWLTGHTQSTLEQAIQTQTVAAFFEHAPDLNERRFLVTGVICGIRVENLTDPHIRNIRILDKLVDELAKGKALAKILR
- a CDS encoding NADPH-dependent FMN reductase, whose translation is MEKLNIGIVLGSTREGRLSPQVGNWVKQLADQRGDANYTILDIADYKLPLLGEKDGDASGAADWSKDVAAQDGFVFIVQEYNHSIAASLKNALDYLRVEWNNKAAGIVSYGSVGGARAAEHLRGILGELLIADVRVHPALSLFTDFENGSVLKAAAVQETSVNQMLDQVIPWATALKTIR